The following are encoded in a window of Citrobacter freundii genomic DNA:
- the cbiK gene encoding sirohydrochlorin cobaltochelatase, whose translation MKKALLVVSFGTSYHDTCEKNIVACERDLAASCPDRDLFRAFTSGMIIRKLKQRDGIDIDTPLQALQKLAEQGYQDVAIQSLHIINGDEYEKIVREVQSMRPLFARLTLGVPLLSSHDDYAQLMLALQQQMPSLGEREKVVFMGHGASHHAFAAYACLDHMMTAQGFPARVGAVESYPEVDILIDSLGREGITAVHLMPLMLVAGDHAINDMASDEDDSWKTLFNAAGIPATPWLSGLGENPAVRAMFVAHLQQALSVALEEAA comes from the coding sequence ATGAAAAAGGCGCTTCTGGTGGTCAGTTTTGGCACCAGCTATCACGACACCTGTGAGAAAAATATTGTGGCCTGTGAGCGCGATCTTGCGGCCAGTTGCCCTGACCGTGACCTGTTTCGGGCATTTACCTCCGGGATGATCATCCGCAAGCTCAAACAGCGCGACGGCATTGACATCGACACGCCGTTGCAGGCCCTGCAAAAGCTGGCGGAGCAGGGGTATCAGGATGTGGCTATTCAGTCGCTGCACATCATTAACGGTGACGAGTACGAAAAAATAGTTCGTGAAGTACAAAGTATGCGCCCGCTGTTTGCCCGCCTGACGCTGGGGGTTCCCCTGCTGAGTAGCCATGATGATTACGCGCAACTGATGCTGGCGCTGCAGCAGCAGATGCCGTCGCTTGGTGAGCGCGAAAAAGTGGTGTTTATGGGGCACGGGGCCAGCCATCACGCCTTTGCCGCTTATGCCTGCCTCGATCACATGATGACCGCGCAGGGTTTCCCGGCGCGAGTTGGTGCGGTAGAGAGCTACCCGGAAGTGGATATTCTTATCGACAGCTTAGGTCGCGAAGGGATAACAGCGGTGCATCTTATGCCATTAATGCTGGTTGCGGGTGACCACGCTATCAACGATATGGCCTCCGACGAAGACGACTCGTGGAAAACATTATTTAACGCGGCAGGCATTCCGGCCACGCCGTGGCTGAGTGGTCTGGGTGAGAACCCGGCGGTACGCGCCATGTTCGTGGCACATTTACAGCAGGCGCTGAGCGTGGCGCTGGAGGAAGCAGCATGA
- the cbiM gene encoding cobalt ECF transporter S component CbiM, with translation MKLEHQLKQLSFSGLAAALLLMIVPEQAFAMHIMEGFLPPMWALAWWLLFLPCLWYGLVRLRQIVQEDNHQKVLLALCGAFIFVLSALKIPSVTGSCSHPTGVGLAVILFGPGVVAILGAIVLLFQALLLAHGGLTTLGANGMSMAVIGPVVGYMVWKMACRAGFRRDVCVFLCAMLADLVTYFVTSVQLGVAFPDPSVGATGSIIKFMGIFCLTQIPIAIAEGLLTVMIYDQLTKRQLITAQGH, from the coding sequence ATGAAGCTAGAACACCAGCTAAAACAGCTGTCTTTCAGCGGGTTGGCTGCGGCGCTATTGCTGATGATTGTGCCTGAGCAGGCGTTTGCTATGCACATTATGGAAGGCTTTTTACCGCCGATGTGGGCGCTGGCCTGGTGGCTGCTGTTTTTACCCTGCCTGTGGTATGGGCTGGTGCGCCTGCGCCAAATTGTGCAGGAAGATAACCACCAGAAAGTGTTACTGGCCCTGTGTGGCGCGTTTATTTTCGTGCTGTCAGCGCTGAAAATTCCATCTGTTACCGGGAGTTGTTCGCATCCGACCGGGGTCGGTCTGGCGGTGATTCTGTTCGGGCCAGGCGTGGTGGCCATTCTCGGGGCCATCGTTTTGTTATTCCAGGCATTATTGCTGGCACATGGCGGTTTGACCACGCTGGGCGCTAATGGTATGTCGATGGCGGTTATTGGTCCGGTCGTCGGCTATATGGTGTGGAAGATGGCTTGCCGTGCGGGGTTCCGTCGTGATGTCTGCGTCTTCCTCTGCGCCATGCTGGCCGATCTGGTGACCTATTTTGTGACGTCGGTGCAACTGGGTGTTGCTTTCCCTGACCCGTCCGTAGGTGCTACGGGCTCCATCATCAAGTTCATGGGGATTTTCTGCCTGACGCAGATCCCAATCGCTATCGCAGAAGGCTTGCTCACGGTGATGATTTATGACCAGCTCACCAAACGGCAGCTCATCACCGCACAAGGACATTAA
- a CDS encoding precorrin-3B C(17)-methyltransferase: MLTVIGIGPGSQAMMTMEAVEALKAAEIIVGYKTYTHLVKAFTGDKQVIKTGMCKEIERCQAAIELAQAGHNVALISSGDAGIYGMAGLVLELVSKQKLDVEVKLIPGMTASIAAASLLGAPLMHDFCHISLSDLLTPWPVIEKRIVAAGEADFVICFYNPRSRGREGHLARAFELLSASKSAQTPVGIVKSAGRKKQEKWLTTLGEMDFEPVDMTSLVIVGNKTTYVQDGLMITPRGYVL; encoded by the coding sequence ATGTTAACCGTAATTGGAATTGGTCCTGGCTCGCAGGCAATGATGACCATGGAAGCCGTTGAAGCACTGAAAGCGGCAGAAATTATCGTGGGTTACAAAACCTACACCCACCTGGTAAAAGCCTTCACCGGCGATAAGCAGGTGATCAAAACCGGGATGTGCAAAGAGATAGAACGCTGCCAGGCTGCGATTGAGCTAGCGCAGGCCGGTCATAACGTGGCGCTAATCAGCAGCGGCGATGCCGGAATTTACGGCATGGCCGGGCTGGTGCTTGAGCTGGTCAGCAAGCAGAAACTGGATGTTGAGGTCAAGCTAATTCCAGGGATGACTGCCAGCATTGCCGCGGCCTCTTTGCTCGGTGCTCCGCTGATGCACGACTTCTGCCATATCAGTTTAAGCGACCTGTTAACACCGTGGCCGGTGATTGAAAAACGCATTGTGGCCGCGGGCGAAGCTGACTTCGTGATTTGTTTCTATAACCCGCGCAGCCGTGGCCGCGAAGGGCATCTGGCACGTGCTTTTGAGCTGCTTTCTGCCAGCAAAAGTGCACAAACACCGGTGGGTATCGTGAAGTCAGCCGGACGTAAAAAACAGGAAAAATGGCTGACCACGCTCGGCGAAATGGACTTTGAACCGGTGGATATGACCAGCCTGGTGATTGTCGGCAACAAAACGACCTACGTTCAGGATGGCCTGATGATCACCCCACGCGGTTATGTACTGTGA
- a CDS encoding cobalt-precorrin-6A reductase codes for MNYGDVLVMGGTSDARMLCQQLDAANVAYTLSVATPTGKQLAGDIKGQVRCGRLEREHMVAWLQENRTRWVIDASHPYAEVVSRNIMSACEAAGVLLSRYQRPEQLSGLTHPHLYTVQSIQQACDVARRFGERVLLTTGSKDLAIWRAGLPEKTLLARVLPVPDVIQQCADLGFGVGEIFALCGPFSAEFNAAFYRQCLADVVITKASGAEGGYQEKVQPCLDAGIPCIVITRPAPLVTGEELLDSQAAFAARLVRWLAVA; via the coding sequence GTGAATTACGGTGATGTGCTGGTCATGGGCGGTACCAGCGACGCGCGCATGCTGTGCCAGCAACTGGATGCGGCGAACGTGGCTTATACCCTGTCGGTAGCCACCCCAACGGGGAAACAGCTGGCGGGCGATATTAAAGGTCAGGTGCGCTGTGGACGTCTGGAGCGGGAACACATGGTTGCCTGGCTGCAGGAAAACCGTACGCGCTGGGTGATTGATGCCTCACATCCGTATGCCGAAGTGGTGAGTCGTAACATCATGAGCGCCTGTGAAGCTGCGGGCGTGCTGCTGAGCCGCTATCAGCGCCCTGAGCAGTTGAGTGGCTTAACGCATCCGCATCTGTACACCGTGCAGAGTATTCAGCAAGCCTGCGACGTAGCGCGTCGCTTTGGCGAACGTGTGCTGCTAACCACCGGCAGCAAAGATCTGGCTATCTGGCGCGCGGGGCTGCCGGAAAAAACACTGCTGGCCCGCGTACTGCCGGTGCCTGACGTTATCCAGCAATGCGCCGATTTAGGATTTGGCGTTGGCGAAATATTCGCCCTGTGCGGGCCGTTTAGTGCTGAGTTTAATGCCGCTTTTTACCGTCAGTGTCTGGCTGACGTGGTCATCACCAAAGCATCGGGTGCGGAAGGTGGTTATCAGGAAAAAGTACAACCCTGTCTGGATGCCGGGATCCCCTGCATCGTGATTACACGTCCGGCACCGTTGGTGACGGGAGAAGAATTACTGGATAGTCAGGCCGCATTTGCGGCGCGTTTAGTGCGCTGGCTGGCTGTGGCTTAA
- the cbiG gene encoding cobalt-precorrin 5A hydrolase, producing the protein MNTVKPESIALFCLTPGGVLLAKRLAAMLPVTCFTSEKLLEEGFLPFENGFANAARDAFANYSALIFIGATGIAVRVLAPLVNDKFCDPAVVVIDERAQHVISLLSGHAGGANTLARYLAGMLGADPVITTATDVNDMAALDTLAFQLNARMTDFRSVVKIVNQMLVSNKRVGLWWDDELAQDVSHCDRRGFITVTDLNQLPELDALICITLRTDLPELPLPHWKLVPQRVVAGIGCRRDTPFPLLAELLSRQLEAQRLDPLALKAIGSITLKKDEQGLIQLASCCRVPFETFTADALREHEHRFPASSFVRKTVGTGSVSGPAAWLLSHGQLLGETLREQGVTITLGVSH; encoded by the coding sequence ATGAATACCGTAAAGCCTGAGTCTATCGCGTTGTTCTGCCTGACGCCCGGCGGTGTTTTGCTGGCGAAGCGTCTGGCGGCAATGCTACCGGTGACCTGTTTCACCAGTGAAAAATTGCTGGAGGAGGGATTTCTTCCCTTCGAAAACGGGTTTGCCAATGCGGCCCGCGATGCGTTTGCGAACTATTCGGCGCTGATTTTTATCGGCGCGACCGGTATTGCGGTACGTGTGCTGGCCCCGCTGGTTAACGACAAGTTTTGTGACCCGGCGGTGGTCGTGATCGATGAGCGTGCGCAGCATGTCATCAGCCTGCTGTCGGGCCATGCGGGGGGCGCTAACACGTTGGCGCGCTACCTGGCGGGCATGCTGGGTGCGGATCCGGTGATCACCACGGCGACGGATGTGAATGACATGGCGGCCCTTGATACGCTGGCGTTTCAACTGAATGCGCGAATGACCGACTTCCGTTCGGTGGTAAAAATCGTTAATCAGATGCTGGTCAGCAACAAGCGGGTTGGCCTGTGGTGGGACGACGAACTGGCGCAGGACGTCAGTCATTGCGATCGTCGTGGTTTCATCACGGTGACTGACCTGAACCAACTCCCTGAACTCGATGCGCTGATTTGCATCACCTTGCGGACCGATCTCCCCGAGTTGCCCCTTCCGCACTGGAAGTTGGTGCCACAGCGGGTTGTCGCCGGGATTGGCTGTCGTCGCGATACGCCGTTCCCGCTGTTAGCTGAACTGCTTTCCCGCCAACTTGAAGCCCAACGGCTCGATCCGTTGGCACTAAAAGCCATCGGCAGCATTACGCTGAAAAAAGATGAACAGGGGCTTATCCAACTGGCTTCCTGCTGTCGCGTACCTTTCGAAACCTTTACTGCTGACGCGCTGCGTGAGCATGAACACCGTTTTCCTGCCTCATCGTTTGTGCGTAAAACGGTCGGGACGGGGAGCGTCTCCGGTCCTGCAGCCTGGCTGCTGAGCCATGGACAACTGTTAGGCGAGACCCTGCGTGAACAGGGCGTCACTATTACTTTGGGAGTTTCACACTGA
- a CDS encoding cobalt-precorrin-4 methyltransferase, with product MSEIFDPRSVWFVGAGPGDRELITLKGYRLLQQAQVVIYAGSLINTELLEYCPPDAECHDSAELHLEQILDLMEAGVKAGKTVVRLQTGDVSLYGSVREQGEELTKRGIEWQVVPGVSAFLGAAAELGVEYTVPEVSQSLIITRLEGRTPVPEREQLEAFASHQTSMAIYLSVQRIHRVAERLIEGGYPATTPVAVIYKATWPESQTVRGTLEDIGDKVRDAGIRKTALILVGNFLGSEYHYSKLYAADFSHEYRKA from the coding sequence ATGTCTGAGATATTTGATCCCCGTAGTGTGTGGTTTGTTGGCGCTGGTCCTGGCGATCGCGAGCTGATTACCCTCAAAGGTTACCGGTTGCTGCAGCAGGCGCAGGTGGTTATCTATGCCGGATCGCTGATTAACACCGAACTGCTGGAATATTGCCCACCTGATGCTGAGTGTCACGACAGCGCCGAACTGCATCTGGAACAAATCCTCGACTTGATGGAAGCCGGTGTAAAAGCGGGTAAAACGGTTGTGCGTCTGCAAACCGGCGACGTCTCGCTGTACGGCTCGGTCCGCGAGCAGGGTGAAGAGCTGACCAAACGCGGGATTGAATGGCAGGTGGTGCCAGGCGTGAGCGCGTTCCTCGGGGCAGCGGCAGAACTCGGCGTCGAGTATACGGTACCTGAAGTGTCGCAGAGTCTGATCATTACCCGTCTTGAAGGTCGTACGCCGGTACCGGAGCGCGAACAACTGGAGGCGTTTGCCAGTCACCAGACGTCAATGGCGATTTATCTTTCCGTCCAGCGTATCCATCGGGTGGCTGAGCGTCTGATTGAAGGCGGTTATCCGGCGACCACGCCAGTGGCGGTCATCTATAAAGCCACCTGGCCTGAAAGCCAGACCGTACGTGGCACCCTTGAGGATATTGGCGACAAAGTGCGCGATGCGGGGATCCGCAAAACGGCGCTTATTCTGGTCGGCAACTTCCTGGGCTCGGAGTATCACTACTCCAAACTCTATGCGGCGGACTTTAGCCATGAATACCGTAAAGCCTGA
- a CDS encoding cobalt-factor II C(20)-methyltransferase, which translates to MSGKLYALSTGPGASDLVTVRAARTLGSLDILYAPAGRKGGDSLALSIVREYVGEQTEIRCCHFPMSADSTEKEAVWDEVAAALVAEVEAGKQVGFITLGDAMLFSTWVFLLQRIGNPDWLEIVPGVTSFAAIAARSKTPLAMEQQSLAVVSCTAPEAEIRQALKQHDSLVLMKVYGRFARIKALLQEEDILDCALMMSEATLPGEQCWRQLSEVSDDQPLPYFSTILVNKQWEYER; encoded by the coding sequence ATGAGTGGCAAATTGTATGCATTGAGCACCGGGCCAGGTGCTTCCGATCTGGTAACCGTGCGCGCGGCGCGCACGCTCGGCTCGCTGGATATTCTCTATGCGCCCGCCGGGCGTAAAGGTGGCGACAGCCTGGCGCTGTCTATCGTTCGGGAATATGTCGGTGAGCAGACCGAAATCCGCTGCTGCCATTTCCCGATGAGCGCCGACAGTACCGAAAAAGAAGCCGTCTGGGATGAGGTTGCCGCTGCACTGGTTGCGGAAGTGGAGGCCGGCAAGCAGGTCGGTTTCATTACCCTCGGCGATGCCATGCTGTTCAGTACCTGGGTCTTTTTACTCCAGCGTATTGGTAATCCTGATTGGTTAGAAATCGTCCCCGGCGTGACCTCATTTGCTGCTATTGCCGCGCGCTCAAAAACGCCGCTCGCCATGGAACAGCAGTCGCTGGCGGTCGTCTCGTGCACTGCGCCGGAGGCAGAAATCCGGCAGGCGTTAAAGCAGCATGACAGCCTGGTGCTGATGAAGGTCTACGGTCGGTTTGCACGCATCAAGGCGTTGCTGCAAGAAGAAGACATTCTGGACTGCGCGTTAATGATGTCCGAAGCCACGCTACCGGGTGAGCAGTGCTGGCGCCAACTCAGTGAAGTGAGTGACGATCAGCCGCTGCCGTATTTCTCGACCATTCTGGTCAATAAACAGTGGGAGTATGAAAGATGA
- a CDS encoding cobalt-precorrin-7 (C(5))-methyltransferase yields the protein MLTVVGMGPAGLHLMTPAARESVATADVLVGGQRHLQQFPDFTGERFALGANIPELLTWIGEHQGKHVVVLASGDPLFYGIGTRMVAHFGIEHVRIIPGISAVQYLCAQSGIDMNDMWLTSSHGRSVCFDELARHNKVAMVTDALCGPREIAHQLIARGKGHRWMVIGENLAMENERIHCLPLSEINADYDMNAVVILDER from the coding sequence ATGCTTACCGTTGTAGGGATGGGACCCGCGGGGTTGCATTTGATGACGCCCGCAGCACGCGAGTCTGTCGCCACGGCGGATGTGCTGGTCGGTGGTCAACGGCATTTGCAGCAGTTCCCGGATTTTACCGGCGAGCGGTTTGCCCTTGGCGCCAATATCCCGGAGTTATTAACCTGGATTGGCGAGCATCAGGGGAAGCATGTAGTGGTACTGGCCTCTGGCGATCCGTTGTTCTACGGCATTGGCACCCGGATGGTGGCGCATTTTGGCATTGAACATGTGCGCATTATTCCTGGCATCAGTGCGGTGCAATATCTGTGCGCGCAGTCCGGTATTGATATGAACGACATGTGGCTGACCAGTAGCCACGGCCGTAGCGTCTGTTTCGATGAACTGGCACGACATAACAAGGTGGCGATGGTCACGGATGCCCTGTGCGGTCCGCGCGAAATTGCACATCAGCTTATTGCCCGTGGTAAGGGGCATCGCTGGATGGTGATTGGCGAAAACCTGGCAATGGAAAATGAACGCATCCACTGCCTGCCGCTCAGTGAAATTAATGCCGACTATGACATGAATGCAGTGGTGATCCTCGATGAAAGATGA
- a CDS encoding energy-coupling factor ABC transporter substrate-binding protein, translating to MKKTLILLAMVIGLVVLPFFINHGGEYGGSDGEAESQIQAIAPHYEPWFQPLYEPASGEIESLLFTLQGSLGAAVIFYILGYTKGRQRRDDRS from the coding sequence ATGAAAAAGACGCTGATTCTGTTAGCAATGGTGATTGGGCTGGTTGTCCTGCCATTTTTCATCAACCACGGTGGAGAATACGGAGGATCAGATGGCGAAGCGGAAAGCCAGATTCAGGCCATCGCTCCGCATTATGAGCCGTGGTTCCAGCCGCTGTATGAGCCAGCCAGCGGTGAAATTGAAAGTCTGCTGTTTACGCTTCAGGGATCGCTCGGTGCAGCGGTAATTTTCTACATTCTGGGTTACACCAAGGGCAGACAACGCCGTGATGACCGGTCTTGA
- a CDS encoding decarboxylating cobalt-precorrin-6B (C(15))-methyltransferase, producing MKDELFLRGEKVPMTKEAVRALALSKLELHRATHLIDIGAGTGSVSIEAALQYPSLRVTAIERNPAALRLLDENRQHFACANVDIYPGIAPMTIAEKADAIFMGGSGGHLTDLIDWSMRQLHPAGRLVMTFILQENLNTALAHLEHLGVQGVDCLQMQVSSLTTLGSGHYFKPNNPVFVIACQKEGNHV from the coding sequence ATGAAAGATGAGCTTTTTCTGCGTGGAGAGAAGGTGCCGATGACCAAAGAAGCGGTACGTGCACTTGCCCTCTCAAAACTTGAATTACACCGTGCCACGCACCTGATTGATATTGGCGCAGGAACCGGCAGCGTGTCGATAGAAGCGGCGTTGCAATATCCATCGCTACGCGTGACGGCGATTGAGCGTAACCCGGCGGCACTCAGACTGCTGGACGAGAATCGCCAGCACTTTGCCTGCGCCAACGTTGATATTTATCCCGGTATCGCGCCGATGACCATCGCGGAAAAAGCTGATGCCATCTTTATGGGCGGCAGTGGTGGTCACTTGACCGACCTGATCGACTGGTCGATGCGCCAACTGCATCCCGCCGGACGGCTGGTAATGACCTTCATTCTTCAGGAAAACCTGAATACCGCGCTGGCGCATCTGGAGCACCTTGGCGTGCAGGGTGTGGACTGCCTGCAAATGCAGGTGTCATCACTGACCACGCTTGGCAGTGGCCACTATTTCAAACCGAATAATCCCGTTTTTGTTATCGCCTGTCAGAAGGAAGGAAACCATGTCTGA
- a CDS encoding energy-coupling factor ABC transporter transmembrane protein codes for MTGLDRLSYQSRWFHVTPQRKILLWLVMMILAFTLPPLGQGIELLLIAALSCWLLRISFWRWCRWMALPFGFLLVGVVTILFSVSRDPHSLLVSLPVGSYWLGVTEAGVLTANATFWRSLAALASTFWLVLNLPFPQLILLLKWARVPRLLTEQILLTWRFIFILLDEALAIHRAQTLRFGYRSVPLSYRSLAMLVGLLFTRVLIRYQQMTTTLDIKLYQGDFHL; via the coding sequence ATGACCGGTCTTGACAGGCTGAGCTACCAGAGCCGCTGGTTTCATGTCACACCGCAGCGCAAAATTCTGCTGTGGTTAGTGATGATGATTCTGGCGTTTACCCTGCCTCCGTTGGGGCAGGGTATCGAGCTGTTACTCATTGCCGCACTGAGCTGCTGGCTGCTGCGCATCTCTTTCTGGCGTTGGTGTCGCTGGATGGCGTTGCCGTTTGGTTTTTTGCTGGTCGGGGTAGTGACGATCCTATTCAGTGTGAGTCGCGATCCGCATAGTTTACTGGTTAGTCTGCCAGTGGGTAGCTACTGGTTAGGCGTCACCGAAGCGGGTGTACTCACTGCCAATGCAACATTCTGGCGAAGCCTGGCGGCGCTGGCATCCACCTTTTGGTTGGTACTTAATCTGCCGTTCCCGCAATTAATTCTTTTACTGAAATGGGCGCGCGTTCCGCGCCTGCTGACTGAGCAGATCCTGCTGACCTGGCGATTTATTTTTATTCTTTTAGACGAAGCGCTCGCTATTCACCGCGCGCAAACGCTGCGTTTTGGTTATCGTAGCGTGCCGCTGAGCTATCGCTCGTTGGCAATGCTGGTGGGGCTGTTGTTTACGCGTGTGTTAATCCGCTATCAGCAAATGACCACCACACTGGATATCAAACTGTATCAGGGTGATTTTCACCTGTAA
- a CDS encoding cobyric acid synthase: protein MTQAIMLQGTASDVGKSVLVAGLCRIFYQDGRRTAPFKSQNMALNSGITPEGKEMGRAQIFQAEAAGITPDVRMNPVLLKPTSDRKAQVVLMGKVATDMDAVSYHEYKPRLREQIISVYNSLAQEFDVIVLEGAGSPAEINLRDRDIVNMGMAEMAQCPVVLVADIDRGGVFASIYGTLALLHDHERARVKGVIINKFRGDVALLYSGIEQIEALTGVPVLGVMPWLDVDLEDEDGVALQKGKYLRTDKRDIEIAVVQLPHISNFTDFNALAAQPDVRVRYVRHPEELAGVDLVILPGSKNTLGDLVWLRESGLAHSVLQLHRQNVPVVGICGGYQMLGETIIDDVESGLGTLPGLGLLDTVTHFAQHKTTTLVEGQMSATLPDWLADASGLAVRGYEIHMGETVLSGESRSVMTLQKEGGNVADGAVTHDGLAFGTYLHGLFDSDEFTRALVNGLRVRKGLAPLDSTFHYAQYKSQQFDLLADAMRQHIDIEKIYTIMQQHQEPV from the coding sequence ATGACGCAGGCAATAATGTTGCAGGGAACGGCATCTGATGTAGGCAAAAGCGTATTAGTCGCCGGGCTGTGTCGTATTTTTTATCAGGATGGACGACGTACTGCGCCGTTCAAATCGCAGAACATGGCGCTGAACTCGGGTATTACGCCTGAGGGGAAAGAGATGGGGCGCGCGCAAATTTTCCAGGCTGAAGCGGCAGGGATCACCCCAGATGTACGTATGAATCCGGTGCTATTGAAACCGACCAGCGACCGCAAAGCGCAGGTGGTATTGATGGGCAAAGTGGCGACCGATATGGATGCGGTAAGTTACCACGAGTACAAACCGCGTCTGCGCGAGCAGATCATTTCGGTTTATAACAGCCTGGCGCAGGAATTTGACGTTATTGTGCTGGAAGGGGCGGGAAGTCCGGCTGAAATTAACCTGCGCGATCGCGATATCGTCAATATGGGGATGGCGGAGATGGCGCAGTGCCCGGTTGTGCTGGTGGCGGATATCGATCGCGGCGGCGTGTTTGCCTCGATTTATGGCACGCTGGCGCTGCTGCATGATCATGAACGCGCGCGCGTAAAAGGCGTGATTATCAATAAATTTCGTGGCGATGTGGCGCTGCTCTATTCCGGTATTGAACAAATTGAAGCGCTGACCGGCGTTCCCGTACTCGGCGTGATGCCGTGGCTGGATGTTGATCTCGAAGATGAAGATGGCGTCGCGCTGCAAAAAGGGAAGTATTTACGCACCGACAAACGCGATATCGAGATTGCTGTGGTGCAACTGCCGCATATTTCCAACTTTACGGATTTTAATGCGCTGGCCGCCCAGCCGGACGTTCGGGTGCGCTATGTTCGCCACCCGGAAGAGCTGGCAGGCGTCGATCTGGTGATTTTGCCGGGCAGTAAAAATACGCTCGGCGATTTAGTCTGGCTGCGCGAAAGCGGTCTTGCGCACAGCGTGTTGCAGCTACACCGTCAGAATGTGCCGGTGGTGGGGATTTGCGGTGGCTATCAAATGCTCGGCGAGACCATTATCGATGACGTGGAGTCGGGGCTGGGAACGCTGCCGGGTCTTGGCCTGCTCGATACCGTTACCCATTTTGCGCAGCACAAAACCACGACCCTGGTTGAAGGGCAAATGTCGGCCACATTGCCGGACTGGCTGGCAGACGCCTCAGGGTTAGCTGTTCGCGGCTATGAAATTCATATGGGTGAAACGGTGTTATCCGGAGAGAGTCGGTCGGTGATGACGCTGCAAAAAGAGGGCGGTAACGTTGCTGATGGCGCGGTGACTCACGACGGTCTGGCGTTCGGCACCTATCTCCACGGCCTGTTTGACAGCGATGAATTCACGCGCGCGCTGGTGAATGGCCTGCGGGTGCGCAAAGGGTTAGCACCACTGGATTCAACCTTCCATTACGCGCAATATAAATCACAGCAGTTTGATCTGCTGGCGGATGCGATGCGGCAACACATCGATATTGAGAAAATTTATACCATCATGCAGCAACACCAGGAGCCAGTATGA
- a CDS encoding energy-coupling factor ABC transporter ATP-binding protein, whose translation MLATSALWFRYQDDPVLKGLTLDFSAQAVTGLVGANGCGKSTLFMNLSGLLRPQQGAVMWQGKPLDYSKRGLLALRQQVATVFQDPDQQIFYTDIDSDIAFSLRNIGVDEKEIARRVEDALTLVDAQHFRHQPIQCLSHGQKKRVAIAGALVLQAQYLLLDEPTAGLDPSGRTQMIEIIKRIVAQGNHVVISSHDIDLIYEVSDAVYVLRRGEVLTHGTPGEVFARTDLIEQAGLTQPWLVKLHTELGFPLCKTEAEFYRCMRENALKEAS comes from the coding sequence ATGCTTGCCACCTCAGCGCTTTGGTTTCGCTATCAGGATGACCCGGTCCTCAAAGGGCTCACGCTGGATTTTTCCGCGCAGGCCGTCACCGGACTGGTGGGGGCCAATGGGTGCGGAAAATCCACGCTGTTTATGAACCTGAGTGGCTTGTTGCGCCCACAGCAGGGGGCGGTGATGTGGCAAGGAAAACCGCTGGATTACAGCAAGCGAGGCCTGCTGGCACTGCGTCAGCAGGTGGCAACCGTATTTCAGGACCCCGATCAGCAAATCTTTTATACCGATATCGACAGCGACATCGCCTTTAGCCTGCGCAATATTGGCGTGGATGAAAAAGAAATTGCTCGCCGGGTGGAAGATGCCCTGACGCTGGTGGATGCACAACATTTCCGTCATCAGCCTATTCAATGCCTAAGCCACGGACAAAAAAAACGCGTGGCGATCGCTGGCGCGCTGGTACTGCAGGCGCAGTATTTGCTGCTGGATGAACCGACTGCGGGCCTTGATCCCTCGGGCCGTACGCAAATGATTGAGATTATTAAACGGATCGTGGCGCAGGGAAATCATGTAGTTATTTCCAGCCATGATATCGATCTTATCTATGAAGTGAGTGACGCGGTTTACGTTTTGCGCCGGGGAGAAGTGCTGACGCACGGCACCCCCGGTGAGGTATTCGCGCGCACGGACCTTATTGAACAAGCAGGATTAACTCAGCCCTGGCTGGTGAAGTTGCACACAGAGCTAGGCTTTCCATTGTGTAAAACAGAGGCTGAATTTTATCGTTGTATGCGAGAGAACGCACTGAAGGAGGCGTCATGA